Proteins from a genomic interval of Maylandia zebra isolate NMK-2024a linkage group LG15, Mzebra_GT3a, whole genome shotgun sequence:
- the LOC143412798 gene encoding uncharacterized protein LOC143412798: MTQCCVPGCFNQSGSKQQSNLSFYRFPCEKREKRKWLKLIRRENFTPNCNSRVCSWHFPQGKAAGPTRFAWNDGKSFQFPDDHNPVRKKKKKEQVPAIGENQSEISDEPHHSNNAATQTDTASSTSSSQSLLVLEIQNDMLRIENEKLKKQVEKQKQTFSFSQISDNPERVQYYTGLPDAASVLFLEALLSRFDLKYHSDWTVQMMPLIDQLFLTLIKLKLNFGHEDLSIRFNCSRGTVTNIFTTIVSALYDILYVGMLENNIPSRAKNQTSLPDCFQPFPNCRIVLDCTEVSVCNTERLDTQSHLYSQYKGRTTLKALIGVAPNGVITFVSNLYGGSASDKAITADCGVLQHLQPGDMVIADKGFTIRDILPEGVSLNIPSFLTNGQFTQEEVNNNRKISCARIHVERSIQRLKLFSILHHIPHQLKKNINKILKACVCLTNLQTPILHEIE, translated from the exons ATGACACAATGCTGTGTTCCTGGTTGTTTTAACCAATCTGGCTCAAAACAACAGTCTAATCTGTCATTTTACCGGTTTCCTtgtgaaaagagagagaagaggaagtgGCTGAAGTTGATAAG ACGTGAAAACTTCACCCCAAACTGCAACTCAAGAGTCTGCAGTTGGCACTTCCCTCAAGGAAAAGCTGCGGGGCCAACAAGATTTGCATGGAACGACGGGAAGTCTTTTCAGTTCCCAGATGACCACAACCCTgttagaaaaaagaagaaaaaagagcagGTCCCAGCTATTGGTGAAAATCAGAGTGAAATATCAGATGAGCCACATCATTCCAACAATGCAGCTACACAGACAGATACTGCAAGTTCCACAAGTTCTTCCCAAAGTCTTCTGGTGCTAGAGATTCAGAATGACATGCTAAGAATAGAGaatgaaaaacttaaaaaacaagtaGAGAAGCAGAAGCAGACTTTCTCATTCAGTCAAATATCTGACAATCCTGAAAGGGTCCAGTACTATACTGGATTGCCCGATGCTGCTTCTGTCCTGTTTTTAGAAGCGCTTCTTTCCAGATTTGATCTTAAATATCATTCTGATTGGACTGTCCAAATGATGCCCCTAATTGACCAGTTATTTCTAACCCTGATCAAGCTCAAACTTAATTTTGGTCATGAAGACCTTTCAATAAGGTTTAACTGCAGCAGAGGCACAGtaactaatatttttacaacAATTGTTAGTGCACTGTATGACATTTTGTATGTTGGCATGCTGGAAAACAACATTCCCTCGAGAGCCAAGAATCAAACATCGCTGCCAGATTGCTTCCAACCATTTCCTAACTGCAGGATTGTGCTTGACTGCACGGAAGTTTCTGTttgtaacacagagagacttgacACACAAAGTCATTTGTACAGCCAGTACAAAGGACGGACCACACTAAAGGCTCTAATTGGTGTGGCTCCTAATGGTGTAATAACCTTTGTAAGCAACTTGTACGGTGGAAGTGCCTCAGATAAGGCCATAACAGCTGACTGTGGAGTACTGCAACATCTACAACCAGGTGACATGGTCATTGCAGATAAGGGCTTCACAATTCGGGACATCCTACCAGAAGGGGTCTCACTGAACATTCCGTCCTTCCTCACCAACGGACAATTCACACAGGAGGAAGTGAACAACAACAGGAAGATTTCCTGTGCAAGAATACATGTAGAGCGTTCCATTCAAAGACTGAAACTTTTCTCAATTTTGCATCACATCCCacatcagttaaaaaaaaatattaataagatcttgaaagcatgtgtgtgtcttaCAAATTTACAAACACCTATTCTCCATGAAATTGAATAA